In Streptomyces violaceusniger Tu 4113, one DNA window encodes the following:
- a CDS encoding oxygenase MpaB family protein: MAAAIRQGGSDADPGLYGPRSVTWQLHGDPVMWIAGVRALYLQALHPLAVRGVTQNSDFRKDAWGRLLRTARFVATITYGTTEAAERAGAKVRGIHRRLSLTDPVTGVRHGVDEPELLLWVHCAEIDSYLHVMRRSGYPLTDAQADAYVAENVVSARLVGLDPADIPADTAALAAYFAKVRPQLANTPEAREVDAFLRRPPVHALLVPAREALWGRFAALAYGSLPPYAHELYGRPAPPPPVVTRRLRAMGRALRCIPPTVRWQLPPKHIMRAVERLGPGSRPSPYKLRKNAAILDSGDATGVRPHAAGLHGGGGS, encoded by the coding sequence ATGGCGGCGGCCATACGGCAGGGCGGATCGGACGCCGACCCGGGGCTCTACGGCCCCAGGTCGGTCACCTGGCAGCTGCACGGCGACCCGGTGATGTGGATCGCTGGGGTGCGCGCCCTGTACCTGCAAGCCCTGCATCCGCTCGCGGTGCGCGGCGTCACCCAGAACTCCGACTTCCGCAAGGACGCCTGGGGGAGGCTGCTGCGCACCGCGCGGTTCGTCGCCACCATCACCTACGGCACCACCGAGGCCGCCGAGCGGGCGGGCGCCAAGGTCCGGGGCATCCACCGCAGGCTCTCCCTCACCGACCCCGTCACCGGCGTCCGGCACGGTGTCGACGAGCCCGAGCTGCTGCTGTGGGTGCACTGCGCCGAGATCGACTCGTACCTCCATGTGATGCGGCGCTCGGGCTATCCGCTCACCGACGCCCAGGCGGACGCCTATGTCGCCGAGAACGTGGTGTCCGCCCGGCTGGTCGGCCTCGACCCCGCCGACATACCGGCCGATACGGCGGCGCTCGCCGCGTACTTCGCCAAGGTGCGCCCCCAACTCGCCAACACCCCCGAGGCCCGCGAGGTGGACGCCTTTCTGCGGCGGCCTCCGGTCCATGCCCTGCTCGTCCCGGCGCGTGAGGCGCTCTGGGGGCGCTTCGCCGCGCTCGCCTACGGGTCCCTGCCCCCGTACGCCCACGAACTGTACGGCCGCCCCGCACCCCCGCCCCCCGTGGTCACCCGTCGATTGCGGGCGATGGGCAGGGCGCTGCGCTGCATCCCGCCCACGGTCCGCTGGCAGCTTCCGCCGAAGCACATCATGCGGGCGGTCGAGCGACTCGGACCGGGCAGCCGCCCCTCGCCCTACAAACTGCGCAAAAACGCGGCCATACTGGACAGCGGGGATGCGACGGGGGTTCGGCCGCATGCGGCCGGTCTCCACGGGGGCGGCGGGAGCTGA
- a CDS encoding helix-turn-helix transcriptional regulator, which produces MKRQDLDDLVRLRRARDRMDRDYAEPLDVPALAHGALMSPGHFSRSFRAAFGETPYSYLMTRRIERAKALLRRGDLTVTEVCIAVGCTSLGSFSSRFTRLVGESPSSYRARSHDHGATIPACMAKIHTRPVRNGEASPAARP; this is translated from the coding sequence GTGAAACGGCAGGATCTCGATGACCTCGTCCGGCTGCGGCGGGCCCGCGACCGGATGGACCGCGACTACGCCGAGCCGCTCGACGTCCCGGCGCTGGCGCATGGCGCCCTGATGTCGCCGGGCCATTTCTCCCGCAGCTTTCGCGCCGCCTTCGGCGAGACGCCGTACAGCTACCTGATGACCCGCCGCATCGAGCGGGCCAAGGCGCTGCTGCGGCGCGGCGACCTCACGGTGACCGAGGTCTGCATCGCGGTCGGCTGTACGTCGCTCGGGTCGTTCAGCTCGCGCTTCACACGGCTGGTCGGCGAGAGCCCGAGCAGCTACCGGGCCCGGAGCCATGACCACGGCGCCACCATCCCGGCCTGCATGGCCAAGATCCACACGCGACCGGTCAGGAACGGAGAAGCGAGCCCCGCCGCCCGGCCGTAG
- a CDS encoding serine/threonine-protein kinase, with protein sequence MADIRLIQGRYRLLDRIGRGGMGEVWRARDESLGRRVAVKCLKPLGSRHDPSFTGVVRERFRREARVAAALQHRGVTVVHDFGEYEGALYLVMELLEGRNLSQLLKDNERRPLPVPEVLDIAEQVAAALAYTHDQGVVHRDLKPANIMRLTDGTVKLCDFGIARLGHDVGFTSRLTGTGVAMGTPHYMSPEQIAGGPVDHRSDLYSLGCVLYELATGAPPFALDDAWAVLVGHRHTPPAPPRGHRPELPERFERAVLDLLAKTPEGRPHDAAELARRIGPARASRWPTAPPLPAPPLPAPPLPAPPLPAPPLPAPPLPAPRGALPAAGPQAPRLPAWARGMATGSKAHTGGVGLLSATPPDATAALTGAWTGRHVSAQPTPPPPPGVRARLADRHRAALDLGRLGRWEEAVATHRAVATERERALGADHPDTLASRYETAFALGILGRPGDALREYERVAAGRGRVLGPDHAETLAARQETAFTLGRLGRFTEAQHVYTAVLAARERTTGADHPDTLRCRHNLAFNLGCLGRLEEAYRMAEGVAADRARVLGPDHPDTLVTRYEVAYALGRLDRWREALGIFREVATDRARTLGPDHPDTLAARYEIGVGLGRLDRGAEALTVYRSLVEDRTRAHGPADPETLRARHGLGVSLGRLGRWEEALAEAREVCDLRERALGPDHPDTLVSRREVAVALGWLGRWADALDGYRRVTRARARVLGPGHPDTLVSRGDEAHCLERLGRRAETAEEA encoded by the coding sequence ATGGCGGACATCAGGCTGATCCAGGGCCGGTACCGGCTGCTGGACCGGATCGGGCGCGGGGGAATGGGCGAGGTATGGCGGGCGCGCGACGAGTCGCTCGGCCGGCGCGTCGCCGTCAAATGCCTCAAACCGCTGGGGTCGCGCCACGACCCCTCGTTCACCGGTGTGGTGCGGGAGCGCTTCCGCCGGGAGGCGCGGGTGGCCGCCGCGCTGCAGCACCGCGGGGTCACGGTGGTGCATGACTTCGGCGAGTACGAGGGCGCGCTGTACCTGGTCATGGAGCTGCTGGAGGGCCGTAACCTCAGCCAGTTGCTCAAGGACAACGAGCGCCGCCCGCTGCCGGTCCCCGAGGTGCTGGACATCGCGGAGCAGGTCGCCGCGGCCCTCGCCTACACCCATGACCAGGGCGTGGTGCACCGCGATCTGAAGCCGGCCAACATCATGCGGCTCACCGACGGCACCGTGAAGCTCTGCGACTTCGGCATCGCCCGCCTCGGCCATGACGTCGGCTTCACCTCCCGGCTCACCGGCACCGGCGTCGCCATGGGCACCCCGCACTACATGTCGCCCGAGCAGATCGCGGGCGGCCCGGTCGACCACCGCAGCGATCTGTACTCCCTGGGCTGTGTGCTCTACGAACTGGCCACGGGGGCGCCGCCGTTCGCCCTCGACGACGCCTGGGCGGTCCTCGTCGGCCACCGCCACACCCCGCCCGCCCCGCCGCGCGGCCACCGGCCCGAACTCCCCGAGCGGTTCGAGCGCGCCGTCCTCGATCTGCTGGCCAAGACCCCGGAGGGCCGTCCACACGACGCCGCCGAGCTCGCCCGGCGGATCGGCCCGGCCCGCGCGTCCCGGTGGCCGACGGCTCCGCCGCTCCCCGCTCCGCCGCTCCCCGCTCCGCCGCTCCCCGCTCCGCCGCTCCCCGCTCCGCCGCTCCCCGCTCCGCCGCTCCCCGCTCCGCGCGGCGCACTTCCGGCCGCTGGACCACAGGCTCCCCGACTTCCGGCCTGGGCCCGCGGCATGGCCACCGGGTCCAAGGCGCACACCGGCGGCGTGGGACTGCTGTCCGCGACCCCGCCCGACGCGACGGCCGCGCTCACCGGTGCCTGGACCGGACGCCACGTCAGCGCGCAGCCCACACCGCCGCCCCCGCCCGGGGTCCGCGCCCGGCTCGCCGACCGGCACCGCGCCGCGCTGGACCTGGGGCGGCTGGGCCGCTGGGAGGAGGCCGTGGCCACACATCGCGCGGTGGCCACCGAGCGCGAGCGCGCGCTGGGTGCCGACCACCCCGACACCCTCGCCAGCCGCTACGAGACGGCCTTCGCCCTCGGGATCCTGGGCCGCCCCGGCGACGCGCTGCGCGAGTACGAGCGGGTCGCGGCGGGCCGCGGGCGCGTCCTGGGCCCCGACCACGCGGAGACCCTCGCCGCCCGCCAGGAGACCGCGTTCACCCTGGGCCGCCTCGGCCGCTTCACCGAGGCCCAGCACGTCTACACGGCCGTACTCGCCGCCCGCGAGCGCACCACGGGCGCCGACCACCCCGACACCCTGCGCTGCCGCCACAACCTCGCCTTCAACCTGGGCTGTCTGGGGCGCCTGGAGGAGGCGTACCGCATGGCGGAAGGGGTGGCCGCCGACCGCGCCCGGGTGCTCGGCCCCGACCACCCCGACACGCTGGTCACCCGCTACGAGGTGGCGTACGCCCTCGGCCGCCTCGACCGCTGGCGGGAGGCCCTGGGCATCTTCCGCGAGGTGGCCACCGACCGCGCCCGCACCCTCGGCCCCGACCATCCCGACACCCTCGCCGCCCGCTATGAGATCGGCGTCGGCCTGGGACGGCTGGACCGGGGCGCGGAGGCCCTCACGGTCTACCGTTCCCTCGTCGAGGACCGCACCCGCGCGCACGGCCCGGCCGATCCGGAGACCCTGCGCGCCCGGCACGGCCTCGGCGTCAGCCTCGGCCGGCTGGGCCGCTGGGAGGAGGCGCTCGCCGAGGCGCGGGAGGTCTGCGACCTCCGCGAGCGCGCCCTGGGCCCCGACCATCCGGACACCCTGGTCAGCCGCCGTGAGGTGGCCGTCGCCCTGGGCTGGCTCGGCCGCTGGGCCGACGCGCTGGACGGCTACCGCCGGGTGACCCGCGCCCGCGCCCGTGTCCTGGGTCCCGGCCACCCCGACACCCTCGTCAGCCGCGGCGACGAGGCCCACTGCCTGGAGCGGCTGGGCAGGCGAGCCGAGACGGCCGAGGAGGCTTAG
- a CDS encoding sensor histidine kinase, translating into MRRRLPGGLPRTLRARLTAGLVVLLAVASLAVGLTTVFALEGFLVRRLDQQLTAAGGRFPASLEHGERRPDADNRPDTRGQSDRTFGARLLRDTTTDAAVVRDQTDAAVPLTGADRRVLAGLPVDGDGHSMRLSALGDYRVVAVHGDDGDVLVTGLPLRPVGETVHRLEIVESVVFGSALLVTGVAGALWVRLSLRPLRRVTTTAAGVAELPLASGEVAMPPPVPDTDPRTEVGQVGIALNRMLGHVGDALARRQASEERLRHFAADASHELRTPVASVRGHAELALRHPGPVPDEVRHALGRIQAESERMSTLVDDLLLLARLDAGRPLARRPVDLTRLVLDATGDARAAGPGHRWTLELAEEPVTVLGDEHRLQQVVGNLLANARTHTPPGTRVTVRLASVGGDWVEFSVADDGPGVPEALQDEVFERFARADPGRARTAGGSGLGLAIVRAVIAAHGGTVTLASVPGDTAFHTRLPLRTAAPDPG; encoded by the coding sequence ATGAGGCGCCGGCTGCCCGGGGGGCTGCCCCGCACGCTGCGTGCCCGGCTGACCGCCGGGCTGGTGGTGCTGCTGGCGGTGGCGAGTCTGGCGGTGGGGCTGACCACGGTGTTCGCGCTGGAGGGGTTCCTGGTGCGCCGACTGGACCAGCAGCTGACGGCGGCCGGAGGCCGGTTCCCGGCCAGCCTGGAACACGGCGAACGGCGCCCGGACGCCGACAACCGGCCCGACACCCGCGGCCAGTCGGACCGCACGTTCGGCGCCCGGCTGCTGCGGGATACGACAACCGACGCGGCGGTGGTGCGCGACCAGACGGACGCCGCCGTACCGCTGACCGGCGCCGACCGGCGGGTCCTGGCGGGGCTGCCGGTGGACGGCGACGGCCACAGCATGCGTCTGTCCGCGCTCGGCGACTACCGCGTGGTCGCCGTCCACGGGGACGACGGCGATGTCCTGGTCACCGGGCTGCCGCTGCGTCCGGTGGGGGAGACCGTGCACCGGCTGGAGATCGTGGAGAGCGTGGTCTTCGGCAGCGCACTGCTGGTCACTGGGGTGGCCGGGGCACTGTGGGTACGTCTGTCGCTGCGGCCGCTCCGGCGGGTGACCACGACCGCCGCCGGGGTGGCCGAGCTGCCGCTGGCCAGCGGTGAGGTGGCCATGCCGCCGCCGGTGCCGGACACCGATCCGCGCACCGAGGTGGGCCAGGTGGGCATCGCCCTCAACCGGATGCTCGGCCACGTCGGGGACGCGCTGGCCCGCCGGCAGGCGAGCGAGGAGCGGCTGCGGCACTTCGCCGCCGACGCCAGCCATGAACTGCGCACCCCGGTGGCTTCCGTCCGCGGCCACGCCGAGCTGGCGCTGCGCCATCCGGGCCCGGTGCCGGATGAGGTGCGGCACGCGCTGGGGCGTATCCAGGCCGAGTCGGAGCGGATGTCCACGCTCGTGGACGATCTGCTGCTGCTCGCCCGACTCGACGCGGGCCGGCCGCTGGCCCGCCGACCAGTCGATCTGACCCGGCTGGTGCTGGACGCGACGGGCGACGCACGCGCCGCGGGGCCGGGCCACCGCTGGACGCTGGAGCTGGCCGAGGAGCCGGTGACGGTGCTCGGCGACGAGCACCGTCTCCAACAGGTTGTGGGCAACCTGCTGGCCAACGCCCGTACCCACACCCCGCCCGGCACCCGGGTCACGGTCAGGCTGGCATCGGTCGGCGGGGACTGGGTGGAGTTCAGCGTGGCGGACGACGGGCCGGGGGTTCCCGAGGCGCTCCAGGACGAGGTGTTCGAGCGGTTCGCCCGCGCCGACCCGGGGCGGGCCCGGACCGCCGGCGGCTCCGGGCTGGGGCTGGCGATCGTCCGGGCCGTCATCGCGGCGCACGGCGGCACGGTCACGCTGGCCAGCGTGCCGGGTGACACCGCGTTCCACACCCGGCTTCCCCTCCGTACCGCGGCGCCCGATCCAGGCTGA
- a CDS encoding ferredoxin reductase family protein, whose translation MPSTMPPAPAMTRRSRSAPRRLSPVPVLAHLTIWGGAAAVLALWWSDTPSVVGPVGWLTGAGRITGLLAGYACASLLLLMARVPLLDRAVGTDRLARWHAMGGRYTISLACAHVLLIIWGYSLESHTGVVGQTATLVLHYPDLLKGTIGFLLFLLTAIVSARAVRRRMPYETWHFLHFATYLAVFLAFGHQLSDGADFVGDRPARLAWYTLYIGAAALLAWYRFAVPVLRVLRHRLYVAEVRPEAPGVVSVYLSGSRLEELRAEPGQFFRWRFLTRGLWWAANPYSLSAAPHPAYLRITVKASGGHSAALAHLQPGTRVLAEGPYGALTARRRRSRKTLLLGGGVGITPLRTLFETLPGEVILIYRARRPEDLALRTELDGVAAARGAIVHYVVGEPAAYSSPLTARALRGLVPDLAERDVYLCGPPGMTEAALRALHDAGVPRRRVHHESFTF comes from the coding sequence ATGCCCAGCACGATGCCACCGGCCCCGGCCATGACCCGCCGGTCCCGGTCCGCACCGCGCCGGCTCAGCCCCGTCCCGGTGCTCGCGCACCTGACGATCTGGGGCGGGGCCGCCGCCGTCCTGGCGCTGTGGTGGAGCGACACCCCCTCGGTCGTCGGCCCCGTCGGCTGGCTGACCGGCGCGGGGCGGATCACCGGGCTGCTCGCCGGTTACGCATGCGCGAGCCTCCTGCTGCTGATGGCGCGCGTACCGCTGCTGGACCGTGCCGTCGGCACCGACCGACTGGCCCGCTGGCACGCCATGGGCGGCCGTTACACGATCTCGCTGGCCTGTGCTCATGTCCTGCTGATCATCTGGGGATACTCGCTGGAGTCGCACACCGGCGTGGTGGGCCAGACCGCCACCCTGGTCCTCCACTACCCGGACCTGCTCAAGGGCACGATCGGCTTCCTGCTGTTCCTCCTCACCGCAATCGTGTCCGCGCGCGCCGTGCGCCGCCGCATGCCGTACGAGACCTGGCACTTTCTGCACTTCGCGACCTATCTCGCGGTCTTCCTGGCCTTCGGGCACCAGCTCTCCGACGGGGCCGACTTCGTCGGCGACCGCCCCGCCCGGCTGGCCTGGTACACCCTCTACATCGGAGCGGCGGCCCTGCTGGCCTGGTACCGGTTCGCCGTCCCGGTACTCCGGGTGCTGCGCCACCGGCTGTACGTCGCGGAGGTCCGGCCCGAGGCTCCGGGCGTCGTATCGGTGTACCTGTCGGGCAGCAGGCTGGAGGAGCTGCGCGCCGAGCCGGGCCAGTTCTTCCGGTGGCGGTTCCTGACCCGTGGCCTGTGGTGGGCCGCCAACCCCTACTCCCTGTCAGCCGCTCCGCACCCCGCGTACCTGCGGATCACCGTCAAGGCGTCCGGCGGCCACAGCGCGGCCCTCGCCCATCTCCAACCCGGCACCCGGGTGCTCGCCGAAGGCCCGTACGGCGCCCTCACCGCGCGCCGCCGCCGCAGCCGTAAGACCCTCCTTCTGGGCGGCGGCGTCGGGATCACCCCGCTGCGGACCCTCTTCGAGACGCTGCCCGGCGAGGTGATCCTCATCTACCGGGCCCGACGCCCCGAGGACCTGGCACTCCGCACCGAGCTGGACGGTGTGGCCGCCGCGCGCGGGGCGATCGTCCACTACGTCGTCGGCGAGCCGGCCGCCTACTCCTCTCCTCTGACCGCCCGGGCACTGCGCGGCCTGGTGCCCGACCTCGCCGAACGCGACGTCTACCTGTGCGGCCCGCCGGGCATGACGGAGGCCGCGCTGCGTGCCCTGCACGACGCGGGGGTGCCGCGCCGCCGCGTCCACCACGAGTCGTTCACGTTCTGA
- a CDS encoding VOC family protein, with translation MDITLSSCFIAVDDHDKALTFYRDALGLEVRNDVGFEGMRWVTVGAPSQPDVNIVLEPPLADPNASPDDRQVMAELMAKGLLRGVIFATDDCDATFERVSAAGGEVLQEPMEQPYGVRDCAFRDPSGNMLRFTQPLKK, from the coding sequence ATGGACATCACACTTTCCAGTTGCTTCATCGCCGTCGACGACCACGACAAGGCGCTCACCTTCTACCGCGATGCCCTCGGCCTCGAGGTCCGCAATGATGTCGGGTTCGAGGGAATGCGCTGGGTGACCGTCGGGGCGCCCTCGCAGCCGGACGTGAACATCGTCCTGGAACCGCCGCTCGCCGACCCCAATGCCTCGCCCGACGACAGACAGGTCATGGCGGAGCTGATGGCCAAGGGCCTGTTGCGCGGTGTCATCTTCGCGACGGACGACTGCGACGCCACCTTCGAGCGCGTCAGCGCCGCGGGCGGCGAGGTGCTGCAGGAGCCCATGGAGCAGCCTTACGGCGTCCGCGACTGCGCGTTCCGCGACCCCTCCGGCAACATGTTGCGCTTCACCCAGCCTCTGAAGAAGTGA
- a CDS encoding VOC family protein — protein MDLTIHWTFLPHDDPDASLAFYRDTLGFEIRKDVGYDGMRWITVGPAGQPGTSIVLEPPALGPGITDDERRTVVEMMAKGSYARITLATADLDGVFARVRTSGAEVVQEPTEQPYGIRDCAFRDPAGNMIRINELR, from the coding sequence ATGGACCTCACCATTCACTGGACCTTCCTCCCGCATGACGACCCGGACGCCTCCCTGGCCTTCTACCGCGACACCCTCGGCTTCGAGATCCGCAAGGACGTCGGATACGACGGGATGCGCTGGATCACGGTCGGCCCCGCCGGGCAGCCCGGAACCTCCATCGTCCTGGAGCCCCCGGCCCTCGGCCCCGGCATCACCGACGACGAGCGCCGCACCGTCGTCGAGATGATGGCCAAGGGCAGCTACGCCCGCATCACCCTGGCCACCGCCGACCTCGACGGCGTCTTCGCACGGGTGCGGACCAGCGGCGCCGAGGTCGTCCAGGAGCCGACCGAGCAGCCGTACGGGATCCGCGACTGCGCCTTCCGCGATCCCGCGGGCAACATGATCCGCATCAACGAGCTGCGCTGA
- a CDS encoding response regulator transcription factor: MDTHTTSRFLQRPDGARVRVLVVDDEPDLTEVLSGALRYEGWEVRTAADGASALDVARAFRPDAVVLDWMLPDTDGLAVLRAVRAELPDVCVLFLTARDAVEDRIAGLTAGGDDYVTKPFSLEEVLARLRGLLRRAGMAREPGDDRLVVADLVMDEQAREVTRGGVAVELSRTEFELLRFLMRNPRRVLSKAQILDRVWSYDFGGQAHVVELYISYLRKKIDAGRAPLIHTVRGVGYVLKAEAS, translated from the coding sequence ATGGATACGCACACCACCAGCCGTTTTCTGCAGAGGCCCGACGGTGCCCGGGTCCGCGTCCTCGTCGTCGACGACGAGCCCGATCTGACCGAGGTGCTGTCGGGGGCGCTGCGTTACGAGGGCTGGGAGGTCCGCACCGCCGCCGACGGTGCGTCCGCGCTGGACGTCGCGCGGGCGTTCCGTCCGGACGCGGTGGTGCTCGACTGGATGCTGCCGGACACCGACGGGCTCGCGGTGCTGCGCGCAGTGCGGGCCGAGCTGCCGGATGTGTGCGTGCTCTTTCTCACCGCGCGCGACGCGGTGGAGGACCGGATCGCAGGGCTAACCGCGGGCGGCGACGACTACGTGACCAAGCCGTTCAGCCTGGAGGAGGTGCTGGCCCGGCTGCGCGGGCTGCTGCGCCGGGCCGGGATGGCGCGGGAGCCGGGCGATGACCGGCTGGTGGTCGCGGATCTGGTGATGGACGAGCAGGCGCGGGAGGTGACCCGCGGGGGTGTGGCCGTGGAGCTGTCCCGCACCGAGTTCGAACTGCTGCGGTTCCTGATGCGCAACCCCCGACGGGTGCTGTCCAAGGCGCAGATCCTGGACCGGGTGTGGAGCTACGACTTCGGCGGCCAGGCCCATGTGGTCGAGCTGTACATCAGCTATCTGCGCAAGAAGATCGATGCGGGGAGGGCGCCACTGATCCACACGGTGCGCGGGGTCGGCTACGTGCTGAAGGCGGAGGCTTCATGA
- a CDS encoding ATP-binding cassette domain-containing protein, whose amino-acid sequence MSMAPDTDQRSPVPHAADSHDLIRVHGARENNLKDVSIEIPKRRLTVFTGVSGSGKSSLVFTTIAAESQRLINETYSTFVQGFMPTPARPEVDVLDGLTSAIIVDQQRMGSDPRSTVGTATDANAMLRILFSRLGEPHIGPPGAYSFNVASVSASGGFTVDRGAEKSRTEKVSFSRTGGMCTHCEGRGSVSDIDLTQLYDDSKSLAEDPFTIPTYTGGGWVVRVITESGFFDKDKPIREYTKKERHDFLYRESTKVKINGVNLTYEGLIPKIQKSFLAKDRESMQPHIRAFVDRAVTFAECSECGGSRLSELARSSRIGKVNIADACAMEIRDLAEWARRLDEPSVAPLLAKLRHTLDSFVEIGLGYLSLDRASGTLSGGEAQRIKMIRHLGSSLTDVTYVFDEPTIGLHPHDIQRMNDLLLRLRDKGNTVLVVEHKPETIAIADHVVDLGPGAGTAGGTVCFEGTVEGLRASETVTGRHLDDRAGLKETVRKANGALEIRGATANNLRDVDVDVPLGVLCVVTGVAGSGKSSLLHGSLPAPEGVVSVDQTPIRGSRRSNPATYTGLLDPIRKAFAKVNGVKPAMFSANSEGACPTCNGAGVLYTDLAIMQSVATTCEECEGKRFEASVLEYHLGGRDISEVLAMSVAEAEEFFGSGEARTPAAHKILQRMSDVGLGYLTLGQPLTTLSGGERQRLKLAVHMADKGGVYVLDEPTTGLHLADVEQLLGLLDRLVDSGKSVIVIEHHQAVMAHADWIIDLGPGAGHDGGRIVFEGTPADLVAERSTLTGEHLAEYVGA is encoded by the coding sequence ATGAGCATGGCCCCGGACACGGACCAGCGGTCGCCTGTGCCCCACGCCGCCGACAGCCACGATCTGATCCGGGTCCACGGCGCGCGCGAGAACAACCTCAAGGACGTCAGCATCGAGATCCCGAAGCGCCGGCTGACGGTGTTCACCGGCGTCTCGGGCTCGGGCAAGAGCTCGCTGGTGTTCACCACGATCGCCGCGGAGTCGCAGCGGCTGATCAACGAGACCTACAGCACCTTCGTACAGGGCTTCATGCCGACGCCGGCGCGGCCCGAGGTCGACGTACTCGACGGGCTGACCAGCGCGATCATCGTCGACCAGCAGCGGATGGGATCCGACCCCCGCTCCACCGTCGGCACCGCCACCGACGCCAACGCGATGCTGCGCATCCTCTTCAGCCGGCTCGGCGAGCCGCATATCGGCCCGCCCGGCGCGTACTCCTTCAACGTCGCCTCGGTCTCGGCGAGCGGTGGGTTCACGGTCGATCGCGGTGCCGAGAAGAGCAGGACCGAGAAGGTGAGCTTCAGCCGCACCGGCGGCATGTGCACGCACTGCGAGGGCCGGGGCTCGGTCTCGGACATCGATCTCACCCAGCTGTACGACGACTCCAAGTCGCTCGCCGAGGACCCGTTCACCATCCCCACCTACACCGGTGGCGGCTGGGTCGTGCGGGTCATCACCGAGTCGGGCTTCTTCGACAAGGACAAGCCGATCCGGGAGTACACCAAGAAGGAGCGGCACGACTTCCTCTACCGCGAGTCCACCAAGGTGAAGATCAACGGCGTCAACCTCACCTACGAGGGGCTGATCCCGAAGATCCAGAAGTCGTTCCTCGCCAAGGACCGCGAGTCGATGCAGCCGCATATCCGGGCGTTCGTGGACCGGGCGGTCACCTTCGCCGAGTGTTCCGAATGCGGCGGCAGCAGGCTCAGCGAGCTGGCCCGCTCCTCCCGGATCGGCAAGGTCAACATCGCCGACGCATGTGCGATGGAGATCCGCGACCTGGCCGAATGGGCCCGCCGACTGGACGAGCCGTCGGTGGCCCCGCTGCTCGCCAAGTTGCGACACACCCTCGACTCGTTCGTGGAGATCGGCCTCGGCTACCTCTCGCTCGACCGCGCCTCGGGCACGCTCTCCGGCGGCGAGGCGCAGCGCATCAAGATGATCCGCCACCTCGGCTCCTCGCTCACCGATGTCACCTACGTCTTCGACGAGCCCACCATCGGCCTCCACCCGCACGACATCCAGCGGATGAACGACCTGCTGCTGCGGCTGCGGGACAAGGGCAACACGGTGCTCGTGGTGGAGCACAAGCCGGAGACGATCGCCATCGCCGACCATGTCGTGGACCTCGGCCCCGGCGCCGGCACGGCGGGCGGCACCGTCTGCTTCGAGGGCACCGTCGAGGGGCTGCGGGCGAGCGAGACCGTCACCGGCCGCCATCTCGACGACCGGGCCGGGCTCAAGGAGACGGTCCGCAAGGCCAACGGCGCCCTGGAGATCCGTGGCGCGACGGCGAACAACCTGCGGGACGTCGACGTCGACGTCCCGCTCGGCGTGCTCTGCGTCGTCACCGGTGTCGCCGGCTCCGGCAAGAGCTCGCTCCTCCACGGTTCCCTTCCGGCCCCGGAGGGTGTGGTCTCGGTGGACCAGACCCCGATCCGCGGCTCGCGCCGGAGCAACCCGGCGACGTACACCGGACTGCTCGACCCGATCCGCAAGGCGTTCGCGAAGGTCAACGGCGTCAAGCCGGCGATGTTCAGCGCCAACTCCGAGGGCGCCTGCCCGACCTGCAACGGCGCCGGCGTGCTCTACACCGACCTGGCGATCATGCAGAGCGTTGCCACCACCTGCGAGGAGTGCGAGGGGAAGCGGTTCGAGGCATCGGTGCTGGAGTACCACCTCGGCGGCCGTGACATCAGCGAGGTGCTCGCGATGTCGGTGGCCGAGGCCGAGGAGTTCTTCGGCAGCGGCGAGGCGCGCACACCGGCGGCCCACAAGATCCTCCAGCGGATGTCGGACGTCGGACTCGGCTACCTCACCCTCGGCCAGCCGCTCACCACGCTCTCCGGCGGTGAGCGGCAGCGGCTCAAGCTGGCCGTCCACATGGCCGACAAGGGCGGCGTCTACGTCCTCGACGAGCCGACCACCGGTCTGCACCTCGCCGACGTCGAGCAACTGCTCGGCCTGCTCGACCGGCTCGTCGACTCCGGCAAGTCGGTCATCGTCATCGAGCACCACCAGGCGGTCATGGCACACGCCGACTGGATCATCGACCTCGGTCCGGGTGCCGGTCACGACGGTGGCCGCATCGTCTTCGAGGGCACCCCCGCCGACCTCGTCGCCGAGCGCTCCACCCTCACCGGCGAACACCTCGCGGAGTACGTCGGCGCCTGA